The DNA region ATACTCATTCTTATCCACATCTGTGATAACCCACTTGATGGGTCCCTTCTCACTGGGCCCGGAACACCCATTCCCAAGCCCAGATTCTGGTCTAGACCCTGCGCAGCCCAGGTGCTCAGGGAAGGGAGGGCTCGCAGGAGGCTTTCCTACACCGGGGTATGGAAATGTCCTGTGGCCCATGCAGCTGTTGGGCTGAGGTGCACTGTACATCAGTCCGTTCAAAGAAGAAATGCTGAATTCAGGCTTGCTATTGGTCACAGTgcttctgtgtcctttttttttactgTCGATGACAGAAGTACTCCTGTGCTGAGACAAATCTCTCACACAGTTTTCTGAGAGAAGCAGCTGTTTCAGAACGTTGAAGCTTTTGCTCTCTCTGGCCCAATTCCTGTGTTCGCTGTCACTCGCTGAACCGTGGCTGGCAGGATATTTAAACTCAAGATCACTTCTGCTAAGCTTCAGCTCTTGCTGGTTAAGCAAGGACCCATACAGCACCTTCGGAGCACTGGGACTGTTTGCAGCATCGACTAtgttatttctcatctttttaaatggattttctaACGGCTCAGTGTGAAGCTTCCTTTTTTTAGGGACCATGCAAAGATTCTTTGAGTCTACAAGTGTCAGTTCACTATTTCTGTGACTGCTGTCCAGGTCATCAGCCGGGTGACTCTCTTGGTTTTGTCTCAGCAGTCGACTTAGCAGACCgttcttagagaaagaaaaatcctgaGGTGAGACCGGCTCCGATTTGAAGTCCTCGGACGCTGGTAAGACAGCTGTGCTTCCCTGCAAGGCAGGAGCCACGCCTAAGAAGGGGGCACCCTGAGCGTCGTGGCTCAAGGGCACATTTGTGGTATGCGTATGCAAGTCATCGCAAGGCTCAGATTTTATTTTCACCATCAATATTTGTTCACTTAAAGCTCTATCTGTATGTTCCTGAGTACTTTCATCTCTTAAGggcatcttctctttcttttcggGCTTCCCTTTGTTGGGGTTTCCCAGCAGCAACTGGAGGACGGTGCGCCTTTCAAgcagattttctatttcagaaCCAGAAAGTCCTGGTTCAGGACCTGTTGCGTGACTGCCgaatgctttattttcttcaactgcatttgttttatttgagAGCAGAGGGCTATTTAGTCTATCAGTCATACCTGTAGGCTTCTCTGTGTTTACACTCAGCAGCTGTTTACTGGGTCTCTGCTCTTCCCCTGACACAGAAGACTGCATTCCACATTGCGCTAAATTTTGTAACAGTTTACTGGCACTGAAAGTGGCAGAGTTTTGTGTGCCTTCATTTTGGACTGGTTTCTCCCCTTGCGATTCTTTGCTTTTTGTAAGGTCCATCAGGTGGTTTGATGTGGTATTCGTTGGCTTTTCAGACTGAGGGCCACAGGCATACAGTGGGGAATTCCATTTGATGACCAGAGAGTGTTGGGAAAGGTTGATGGGAGACTCGGCTTTGGTGGATGCAAGTAATGGTGGAGTGCTCACTGGAGTAGTCCTGCTGGTACTAGGGCTTTCTATGACAGAAGTCCGCGTGTAATTATGTGTGCTGAACTTTGTCCCATCACTGTGTGGTTCCTGAGGGCTGTTGTTTCTTTCTACGTTTTCTTCATTCTTATGGCCAAGTAGCAACTGAAGCAGGGTTACTTTCTGGTGCGAATTTAGCTTAGAATTCTTTGAGGTATCTTGATCTTCTTTGATATCTACTTCGGGGACTTTGGGATCCCAAGTGTTTAGCAAGGACTGAGTTAAGTTATCCAGAGAAACAGGCTGGTCAGGTTCTGGTTTTTCGATTCGGTGTTTGCAAGACAAGTCTATGGGAACACAGTTGGAATATGAACTTTCATCACCACTGCTATCGTCTGTAAAACTAGGATTGTTATCTGAGTATTCATCAATAGTTGTAGGTGTACTGCTCTCCTCAAAAAGGCTTCCTTTCTCACTATGACTGTGTCCGTTCATTGGCTTAGGTATGGTCTGGCTTTTAAGGAGATGTAAAAGCAAACTGTTATTAGCAGCTTGTTTTGCATTGCTTCTTTCCAGTGAGTTCTTATAGCCTGCATTTTTGGGGGAAGAAGGAACAATACCCATCGGAGTCTGAAATGTTGTACTTTTGCTAGCCATTAGTTTGTTTGATGATGTTCTTGCCTGACCGTTAAGATGGCTTGACATTCCTTTTGAGAACTGGAAACTGCCCACATCCTTTTGGCCATTTTCTTGTAATCTGGCCATAGCAGCAAGTCTTTCACTTGCCGCCTGATTTGCATTTTGTGTCTTTAAAGCGTGTTCTCGAGAATACTGCTGTAAATGGGCTTCGCTTGAAAGGAGTAATGCTAACTGGCTACAAGCAACACTTGGCTTGGGTGAAGTGGCAGGACTAGCCCTTTTTTCCACCATGCTCGCGACAGCCTGTAACCTCGCAGCACATGACAAGGGTTCACTCATGACCTTCGTGCCACTCTGTCCAACGTGATGAGGTGACTCTACGAACCTATCTCTGATGAGGTTTTTAGTTGCGTCAGGGAGACTGGTATCGGGCTTTTGATCTTTAGCTTTACTTTTCTTCAGCAAAGTTTTTAAGTGACTTGATGCGACACCGTAGCACCTTAAATCCTTCTCCACTTTTAAAGAATTATGACTGAGGGCGTACCCTTGCTCCTTGAGGCTCTGCCTGATCTGCTGTGACAGAGCAACGGTCTGCAGCCTAGAGCTGAACGACTGAAGCAAAGAGGCCAGTACCGTGTTATCCTGTTTGCCTTTAGGCACACTGTCAGCCATGCCAGCCAGCAAAGCTTCCTTCTTTACGTTTAAATTTACGATGGAATCAGACAGCCTCTTCCGCTTCGCTGCATTCCAGTCCTCAGAAGACTGCAAGAGTCTGGCTTTTTTGAGATGCAGCATGCCAGATCCCTGATATGTATGTGTATTGAGAACTGGACCATTACTCTGACAGGTGGGAAATGCATTACCAGAAATGTTAAAGTTCTGATCTTCTTCATTACAGCCAGCAGACTTTTTGTCGATGGCAGTACCTGATCCCTC from Phocoena phocoena chromosome 4, mPhoPho1.1, whole genome shotgun sequence includes:
- the NRIP1 gene encoding nuclear receptor-interacting protein 1 codes for the protein MTHGEELGSDVHQDSIVLTYLEGLLMHQAAEGSGTAIDKKSAGCNEEDQNFNISGNAFPTCQSNGPVLNTHTYQGSGMLHLKKARLLQSSEDWNAAKRKRLSDSIVNLNVKKEALLAGMADSVPKGKQDNTVLASLLQSFSSRLQTVALSQQIRQSLKEQGYALSHNSLKVEKDLRCYGVASSHLKTLLKKSKAKDQKPDTSLPDATKNLIRDRFVESPHHVGQSGTKVMSEPLSCAARLQAVASMVEKRASPATSPKPSVACSQLALLLSSEAHLQQYSREHALKTQNANQAASERLAAMARLQENGQKDVGSFQFSKGMSSHLNGQARTSSNKLMASKSTTFQTPMGIVPSSPKNAGYKNSLERSNAKQAANNSLLLHLLKSQTIPKPMNGHSHSEKGSLFEESSTPTTIDEYSDNNPSFTDDSSGDESSYSNCVPIDLSCKHRIEKPEPDQPVSLDNLTQSLLNTWDPKVPEVDIKEDQDTSKNSKLNSHQKVTLLQLLLGHKNEENVERNNSPQEPHSDGTKFSTHNYTRTSVIESPSTSRTTPVSTPPLLASTKAESPINLSQHSLVIKWNSPLYACGPQSEKPTNTTSNHLMDLTKSKESQGEKPVQNEGTQNSATFSASKLLQNLAQCGMQSSVSGEEQRPSKQLLSVNTEKPTGMTDRLNSPLLSNKTNAVEENKAFGSHATGPEPGLSGSEIENLLERRTVLQLLLGNPNKGKPEKKEKMPLRDESTQEHTDRALSEQILMVKIKSEPCDDLHTHTTNVPLSHDAQGAPFLGVAPALQGSTAVLPASEDFKSEPVSPQDFSFSKNGLLSRLLRQNQESHPADDLDSSHRNSELTLVDSKNLCMVPKKRKLHTEPLENPFKKMRNNIVDAANSPSAPKVLYGSLLNQQELKLSRSDLEFKYPASHGSASDSEHRNWARESKSFNVLKQLLLSENCVRDLSQHRSTSVIDSKKKGHRSTVTNSKPEFSISSLNGLMYSAPQPNSCMGHRTFPYPGVGKPPASPPFPEHLGCAGSRPESGLGNGCSGPSEKGPIKWVITDVDKNEYEKDSPRLTKTNPILYYMLQKGGSSVTSRETQDKDIWREPSSAESISQVTIKEELLPAAETKASFFNLRSTYNSHMGNNASRPHSANGEVYGLLGNVLTIKKESE